The Cryptomeria japonica chromosome 6, Sugi_1.0, whole genome shotgun sequence genomic interval tgcatcctctcattattAGGTAGCTTGTGGATGTCAATCACGATACTCGCTATACCTTACCCTAACTATCAAACATTAAACTAAATATCTGAAGAGTATTTTGTTGATAAAATTGTGGTATTTAGAATCATTCACTCACACCAACGAATTCATCCCATTTTAGTCAAATATTGGATCTATAGAAAGAGATAGACCATCACAATCATCACAATCATGCTTTCATACGTCAAATTTTTACATGGTTGCGACAAGATCCATGAGGCGTAGGCTAGAAGAATCACAACATGAATCAGAGGATGATGAAGATGTCAATCCTTTTCATCATAGAGAATTTACAAGAGGAGAAGATTCACAAACTCCTACacaagaggaaatagaagaagcaactatTTGACATAATACTCAAAGAGAATGCAAACACTCACTTTCTCAAACTCGCACAAGAAGGTGCAAAAATCCCACCCTACTATGATGTTTTGCAAGTAGCAGATACACTCGATCCAATATATACTAATAATCATCGGAACATGGATCAAAACGATCGTAGGCAACAAACTACCAACAACAATGACATAAATCAATATCAACATGACGAACATGGTTATATCCCAACCCCCAACACAAAGATGGATATCTTATGCCAATAAATAAATGGTCTCTCATAATAGAAAACAAATTCAGGGAGATCGCAAAAAGGGTATTCTCTAGAGGACATATGtacttatccatttgataggagcaTGATCGTGCAAccttttcctcaaaattttgagGCTCCCAAGTTTGACAAATACAAGGGAAAGGATGATCCTAGGGATCATGTTCCTGAATTTTATATAACTTTCTTAGAAGTTTCTCATCACAAAACATAAATAATGcacctctttccccaaagtttagGAGGCTCAACTATGTAGTGGTTTTCACGATTTCTAGGTGAAATCAAGACATTTGATGACTTAGTGCAAAGATTCATTACTcaccatgcacacaacatagaacacaATGTCTCCATGGTGGATTTATGCAACACTAAAAAAATGAATGGAGAGTTATTCTAAATATTCTTGCAAAGGTGGAGATGCCTTTCTAGAAGACGTTCTTTCCACATTCCTGAGGAACAATTAGTTGAAATCTTCATTACAAACttaaatgaagagatggaattCTACTTGGAAGTCAGACATTCAGACTCTTTTGAGGAGGTGATAGCCCAAGGACTCAAAATTGAGAAATCTCTTATCAAAAAGGGCttggtgaaaatattcaaagataaCAAAGATAGTCCTCACCCTACTTACAACAGTGATAAACCAAAATTCTAGACTAAAAACAAGAACATTGTTAATAATGGCATTGTTGATGCTAGAAATGTAAAAACCGCACAACCTATTGTGAAATTGTCAGGACCAAACatgaacaacaacaataataacaaaaataaccccacaaacaaccaagtgaacaaCACTCGACAAGATGTACCTAAGAGCAGGTACACTACATACAAACCAAATCGAACCTACACACCTTTTaaggaacccattgaaatagtgttaaGGAAGCTTGTATCATCCAATCTACAAACTTTTGACCCTATGAAAGGGGGTAAGTTTATAAttgatatacatttccaagtgaagaagaggttgtagccaaggacttacgcctcttgcataagagagaatccttgagcaaacaacaacttcacacaaggaatgaaatcaaatcataagcaaacaccactaaataaaggaaaagtagatccttagaaaggagagagagagagagagagagagagagagagagagcattgccccccaagtgtaaggacaatgagaagaattacacagcttctaaagagagattattcataaaagacgTACAGTTTCAAagaaagaataggtcctaacaagggacacacatcTACATGAAGGACAATTCTtgtgcaagaaaggatatcaagttatgaacaatgcaacacaaaagaagaggtGAGCAGCCATGTTCCAGAGGGCCCTTAAAGAGAACAATCtgaatcatgcaacaagagtaagacaacaaaagaaacaacacaaaatatagaaaatgcaaaatttgacatCCACAACATCATAGATTCATTACAAACTAGATTGCAACATCTGATATACATACAGGCTTACAGGCCTAGAACAACATACATTCCAGAAAATAATCCATCTAGACCTCCAAAGGAGTTTAAATTATAAATCATGAATCTAAATTATCATCTATCTTCTCTTCTCCCCCTAAAGataaaatacaacaatatatatagcatctagaacacatctgggttggccacaaaagattacattctccaagataggaaaatgaaacgtgtaaaataggttGGACCCAAAGCGTGAAGATCTCCTCCACCAAAGACAATAACAAAGTGTGGACCACCAAAGAAGGTCAGCCAAGGGCCTAAGAACATCATATGTGGTGCCAATTAGACCTGCAAGGCAATAATTACTctgcaagagaagaaatctccaactagcttTTAAGCTCAAAACTACTCCGGGAACCAAGAAATAGATAATCTGGAAGTGACAAGTtgtcggaaaagaatccaaatgaactataAATCTAGAATAAGGAATAAGAACATGTCTGGAAGCCATGAATATGGTACGTAACAAAAAAGAAACAACTATCGGGAGAATGCCAAAAACAAATACAAAAGCTGCAACACATAACTGAACAGAAAGAAAACtaaagcaaatatttttggttgatgcaagattgctcatagaccaaggatgctcctgcattagacaccccaggtagaaaaagatgttccatgagaggaaactcatgaacatcatAAAGGATTCGCAATATAGATCCCGCTCTCATTTCTGACCCaaatgtcttccttgtttgcaaagTTCTTCCTCCTTTCCCCTTCCAGTAACTCAGCTGAATTATCCatcttcttttccacttctcctCATTTTCCTTTCTTCATATCTACATTATCTCTAACCAACTTTCTTTCGCAAATTTGATTTAGTTCCTCCACCAGAATTCATCTTGTCTGCAACCATAACTCGAACATTGTTGCCATCTGGTACCACCTTGCTATCATGCCTATCCACAAGGTCTTTCTTCAAATCCAAGCCATCCTTTGCATACTGCTTCTCAACACAAcaactcttcacaagactcaaggttttcacttccttctccttctccttcagaGAAACCAAAGTGAACTTCTCTCCATTGATTTCTCTTCTTAATGGTTCAAAAGTTAGACCTTGAAATCATAccttagggattggacatccaacTAAGTAAATATCTTTCATCATGAAGGTCCATTTAGTTTTCAACCTGGggtgtatacttgaaatgggtctgcaaggtatatgcactagaaagactaaaACAACCACTTTTCCTATTGCTAGAATTGAAATGTTTCTCTAAGACAATGTTggaaataaataactaaaatactTGTAAGGAAAGCTAACCACCTTGTAAGAAACatttaagaaaaacaaaacttatccatgatcaacaaacaAGGTTCTACTCAGTTggtagtggctgcaggaatagtcacagGAAGTATTCCAGTGGCTGCAGAAACAATTCGTGATCAAGATAATGCTAAGCACATAATAAGAAATGATTGATAAAAGAAGCCAAAGGAAGaatcactaagtgggcccccttatcAAGCATCCAGATAACTGAATCAAATGTCTACAGCTTAAAGCATCATCTTTATTGATTTAAAAGTACTTGACAACATAACAAGTTATTGAAAGTCCATTTTTTCTAACTTAAAACTATATTACTATAACCGAAACTATCTTCTCCTCAACCACCATACAAGAGAAGGTGGGAGGTTTATTTAAAGaatgaaattcctaactaactagcataccactcccaaGGTTTAAGGAGgatgcttttattgaacaaggagaaaaaaaggtaaaattacaAATGTTGAGAATCAGTCAAAGTCTGTTGGAACAACAGAAAGAATCTAGCATAACTTCAATCCTAAATCTACTCCTTCAACAAATAAAAACATTAAGTATTAAAataagtcataatgaaccacttCCAACTGCCAGCTAACTTCATCAACAACAATTCTTGTTGTCCCTTTCCCGGTCAGCAACTCCATAATCTTCAATTGTTGAACATCCTGGACCggttcaacattcttctttaatcttgcatgaaattgttaatgtacacaaatataggcctaattatTCCTATTAGAATAACATtcaaaatatacatgtagcattaCCATGGATATTCTTCATAGCACAATTACCTATTAAATTGCATaaaaaaggaacatatatcaaatgaGTTTATGTCATATGACCATGTCATCAAGACATAAAATATTATCACTTGGCAAAGGTTCTAAACTCAAAAGACATAACTAGACTTCTAATGTCCTAGTAATGATACATACACATAGATAAAATAGAGCCATTCTTTTggctcatcattccccccaacctAAAATCTTGTTGGTCATCTAGAAGATGAGGATGTTGCATTCCTTCCTTTGCCTGAGCATTGTAATTAATGACTTGAGTTTGTCCTGAGCATCTTGTAGCAATGTTTCAATAAAACCCCTTATTTCTTTCAAGCCTATCCCATCTAGCTTTTTATGTTGTCACATCAAATGAATTGGCATACCTATTACAATTTGGTATCAGCCATAAAAGTATAGGTGGCTGAAAGAGTAAAGGGAGCCAATTATTCATTTTTGTTCACCCCAACTGAAGGTACCATAAAGTACTTTTCAAAGATGCATAATAATTTTGCAAAGAATATGGCTCTACCATCTGTAGCTCTTTTGTAAGACTATTCCACCTTCTTGCTACATGAACTAAAGTTGATTGTGCCTCAGAGGGCCTCATTGCTTCAAACTCCTTATATACTTCTTCCCTCAAGGCTaatattttgggcttaaaatcaggATGATACAGAATTttatgccaatcataatacaatctCCTAGGAATATCACTTCCTACTCTTATTGGCAAGGGAATTCTAagttcttcttcttgataggttttAGTTTCTTCACCCCTTGCATGTTCATTCTAGATCCAGGAAATTAGTGCCCTCAAATGTATGTCATCAATATATAATAGATTTTTTCATTCCCTATCATTAGATACTGCATAGTTGtacaaataaaattcacaaagtAAATTTTTAGTCATAATAGGAGAGTTTTGATAAACTTGATAAAATTCCTGGACAATTTCCAAGGAATGATCTCGATCTGAAAGAACACTGGACATTTTGAAAGTGAGGAAGCGTTCCTTTAAGTACATGGCATAGACCCTAGGTGGTGGTCTACACTCAAGAATGTTGGGCACCATAGTCACCACAATGCCTATATTTCCTTTAAGAATGACAATCTCCTTATCTTTCTTCTCAATTTCCTTTTGCATTTGACGCTTCTCATTTTCCCATTCTTACCATTCTCTAGTTCCTCAGTCGATTGTCCTTGCTCTACCATTTGTATATTTACTGGTTCCTGAGAAAGATTTTTTGTTTGCCTTACCCCATTTTCTTGTTCTTCTATAGGAGTTACTTCTTGCTCAACTCCAGGGGTCTGCTACGTTTGTTCTTGCTATGTTTCTTCTTCAATGGCAGATTTTTGCCTTTCCACTATAGGAACTCCCTCCTGTCCTATTATGGAAACAGTTGTTGCAGATTATGTGCCTTTCTCCTGTTCAATCACCTTTTCTACTGCTTTTGCCAAATTATCCAACCCATCCATGTTCTCTTCACCATAATATTGTCCTTCCTGAATTTCCTGTTGTTCTTTGGTACTCTGTTTCTCCTTAGAAATCTGATTATTTTCAGAAGCTTCACTCATTTCCCCCTCCTActcaactttttcttctttttcttcagacTCTGGGAGTTGAGAAGTTGAGTTTAAGGAATCAACCTGAATAGGTCCCCTGAATTTCACATTTGAGTTTTTCTTCGTCCTTCCTTTAAACCATGACTTCTTCTCTGAAACTCAATTTGAACGCCCCTATGGGTTCTAAAAATTTTAGATTTCTTTGTACTCTCTTTAAACTGAACAGTTGTAACAAGAGGTTTTGCAATTCCCCGTTTCTTCCTTCCAAGGGCTAAAGtttcttcttctaatttctcaTCGAGTTTCTGCTTTCTACCTTGCTTCTGCTAGAATCTCACAGGCTCCTCAATACTAgggttttctttttcaatttcaactTTTGTTGACTTAACTGGCTTACCATTTCCCCTTCGAGTGGAAGCCCTAGTTTTTCTAGGAATGTCCATTAAAATATCTCCACTAGTGACTACAGGAATTGGCTCAATATTGCTCAGGATTTCTTTTGCTGTAGGAAATTCTGCATCAAAGAGATCCTTAGAACATGAGGCTCCAAGGgtggttttccttttcttcttgtaaaCCTTAGTCTTTACTTTTGCAACCCTTTTCTGACCCTTATAATTTTCTACCCTAAATTCACGTAGTGACACAAATTCCTCCCAAGACAATGGAAAAACATCCTTCAATGACCGTTCTActaatgatttaattaaaaaatggtGGGAAACTGAATTTGACCTACCTTTTTGGGTTTCAGCGACCATGATCATCAGGAGGTTATACAACACATTTGGAATGTTCATTCTAACTCCATGTTTGAGATGGCTAAGAAGCTTGAAGTGTATTGAGTGCAAACAGGATTGTCTCCCTTCACATGTTAAATACTTGATTATGTGAACAGTCACTGCCATCCATTTATCTGATAAAGAAATTGTTCTGGCCCCCTACTTATCAACAATTAGTGGACAGTCTCCAGGTCTTGTAAACTCCGCTCGGGCACTCCAGGCATCCTTTGATTATGGATACTTTTCTCCTTCAACGGGTAAACCTGTCACTTCTACAATTCTTTCTTCGGTGGCCAAAACTCTcattcctttaacatttgcttctccATTAGAGAAGGTCATGGTAAACTCAgtggctattccttcatcaaattcaTCCAACTTCAAAAATTAATTCAACCACCGACTCTGAACAAACTCCTGACCACATACTTGATCCTGCAAAATAGAGGTATGAACTATGGGTTCATGCCTTATCAAAGATCCCCCCATTGTGCTCTTTCAATATGGTTTACACAATATTTTGCAACCttctattttatcttcttaccagaGTCTTTTGTAGCTCAAAACTTGTTATTTTGAAAGAAAACCCTTCTTGGTTAGAAATAACTAAGAACGATGATTGGAAATCACAAGGGTGACAAGACAATGCAATTATGACTCTTAAAGGTGGCATAATTAATCTAGAAAGGCAACGCGTACAACGATTTCAACAAAACAACGTGCATAAAAATTCATAATCACTTTATTCACTTAAAATTTGATCTTCATAAAAAGTGATACAAAGTATTGATGACACAAGACACGGAAAAAATAAATCATACGTAGGAATGAATCAAATCACGGTATACTCCCCCCAACCTAAAATGTACCAAGTGTCCTCACATGGCAAAAGAGAAATAATAGCAAGGCAATGAGGAATATACATGGCAAGTTTAATATAGTTAATGAATGAATCTAACCGGAAATAATACAAGCGTCAATTTGTTACGTACCTGGAGTGATGCGGCATGATGCATGTCAGAGTCCTTTTCACATACCTATAGTTAATATAATGATAAAACATGAAAAGCGGATGAATGTGAAGTGAGATACGGAagatatgagagagaaatggaGTGAAGTATAGATGTTATTATGGAGAAATAAATTTCAGGAATATGGAAGTGTTTATTATGAATCAGTATAACTGATTAATCAGAAGGTAGGGCGAAAGGCCCACCTTCATCGGCTGCAGGAAACTCCAAGTTTGAAGTTGCAGGAGAACCGGCGTTTGAATTAAATTGTTTCATGAACTCTTCTTTGGATTAGGGCTTATGATATAACTTCAATCTATTCCCATTGACTAACAACTTGAATCTAACAGGATCAATTGTCATGAGTTGAACAACGCCATTGTCAAACACATGTGATACCTCATATGGGCCTAGCCATCTGGTGTGAAGCTTACCCAGATTATCTTGATACCTAGAACCATATAGGAGAGCCCAATCTCTAGATTGAAAGTTTTtgtccttgatatatttatcatgccatttgatTCATTGATTTTAGAGGAGTCTGTGTGTTGCAGGGCAGTTGTTCTGACTTCATCAAACTCATTAAGTTGCATAGTTCTTGCTTTTTGTGCATCAGTAATATCCATCCCTAATTCAACTATTATTAAAGTTTTAAGCTCAAATTCAATGGGCATCATTGCTTTATTTCCAtagagcatctcaaaaggagtaaaCCCTGTTGTTGTTTTCCATGATGTCCTAAATGCCTAGATTGTTTCAAGTAATCGAGATGCCCAATCTTTCCTATGAAGATTAACAGTTTTGGTCAGGATGATTTCAATTTCCCTATTTGTAATTTTTGCTTGTCCATTGGCTTGAGGATGGTATGGTGTAGATTTTCTATGCTTGATATTGTATTCATTCACTAATGTTGTAACAAGTTGAGATGTGAACTGTGCTCCTTGGTCTGTGATAATTTATCTAGGAACCCCATATCttgtgaagatttcttcatatagAAATTAAGCAACCTTGTTATCTCTTGCATGTTTCATTGCCTTATATTAtacccatttggtgacataatcagtacaaaccaaaatgtaagatttaccattagaaggtggatcaattggtcctacaaaatcaaggccccacttatcaaatggtgtTAACACCACTTGAGGGTGCAAGGGAATTTCATCCAATCTTGTTGGTCTTCTCATCCTTTGGCATCTGTCACATTGCCTTGTATACTTGGTTGCATCTTTATGAagggttggccaataatatcttgtgtTAAGTATTTTGATAGATGTTCTCTTggctgcaaaatgtcctccacagggttcatcatggcatgcatgtAGTATATCATAAGTCTCATCTTCTCTCACGCATTTTTGCATCACCTAATCCGGTCCTATGTAAAATAAGCATCCGACTATCTAGGTGAATTTGAAACTTTTCCCACAACAAGTAATTTCCtttcttttggagaaaaatgagaaggTACCTTTTGAGCAACTAAATAGTTGGCTATATCAACATACCATGGTGTTTGAACAACAATAGAGAATAGATGCTCATCTGGAAAGGAATCATCCAAAATGGGTGATTTTGGGTTTGTTGTTAAGTGTGAGAAAATTGGCAACTACATTTGCTCTTCTTGGTTTGTCTatgattgtgatatcaaattcttggattAAAATAATCCATCTAGCCAACCTTCCTAAAATTGAAGGTTTATTTATAAGATATCTGATTGTTGCATGGTTAGTGTGTACATAGACTTTATATCCAGTTATATAATGTCTGAACTTATTGAGAGCATAGATAACTGTCAACATTTCCTTCTCTGTTACTGTGTAGCTAAATTCAACACCCTACAAGTTTTTGCTAGGAAAATAGATTGCATGTTCCATTGTTGTCTCTTCTTGTCCTAGAATAGCTCCAATTGAATGATCAGATGCATCGGTGTGTATATGGAATGGAATTTCCCATTTAGGACCTTGAAGTACAGGTGCATGAGTTAATGCTTCCTGCAACTCAGGGAATGCTTTGCTACATGAATTTGTCCACTGGAATGCTACATCTTTAGTGAGGAGTGTTTATAGTGGTGCTACAATTTTACTGAAATATTTGATGAATCTTTTGTAATAACCTGCATGGCCTAAGAAACTCCTAACATCTTTTTGTTTTGTTGGTATAGGCAAATTAGAAATAACATCAATCTTTGCTGGGTCTACTTGAATTCCTTTATGAGAAAGATTGTGGCCAAGAAAAACACCTTCCTGCATCAGcataaaacacttctcactatttaaagaCAAATTGTGATCCTCACATCTCTGTAAAGTTTTTTTTAGGTTACTCAATGCTTCTTCAAAAGTACCACCATATGTAGTGAATTCATCCATGTATATCTCCATGCAATCGTGAGAAATATCTGAGAACATTCTTAtaactgccctttgaaaagtggttggggAATTACATAAGCCAAATGGAAGTACTAAGTAGGCATAAgtcccccatgggcatgtgaatgttgtctttttcTGGTCCTCAGGGGCTATTCTTATCTAATTGTATCTACTGAAACCATCTAAGAATGAAAAATATTCCTTTCCTACCAAGGAGTCTAATATTTGGTCAATGAAAGGAAGAGGAAAGTGATCTTTCTTGGTTGCAACAATAAGCTCCCTATAATCTACACAAACTCTCCACTTTCCATTTTTattaggaacaataactagagaaGATACCCATTCTCTGTCAGAGATGAGATATATAAATCCTGTATTAAGTAACTTATGCAATTCttgttgtcttactggtttacaatcttctctgaTGTAGATTTAGTGTGTGCACAATTTAGGATGCAACCCTTTCATATATGTATAGTCTCAAGCAAATGCTTCTTTATGGGACTATAACATTTTTGTTAAATACATAGTTTGTTCTTGAGTAAGGTGACTATTGACATTCAACCATTTATCTAGGGCCACTTCAACTTGCTTGACTAGCTCTATTATAGATGTTGCAGGAAAATGTGGAATTGTTACTTCATGCGGCAGTAATGTATGCAATAAATCTATAGCTGCAGGAGATTCTACAGAAGAGGTTGACAGTAATAATTGTAGAGAACATGCATTTTGTGCATTACAACCACCAGTTTGATCAGGAATTCCATATTGATTTTACAAAATATTAGAGAgcacatcttcttcttcttgaagTTGCAAGAAGGGGCCCCTTCTTATCATCATCAATTGTTGTATTGTATTGACTTTATCAGATTCTTCTTTTATATCTAGCCAAACTAAGTGCTCCTCTTCAAGATGAGGTTGGGTAGGTGAATATAATGCAAGTATTTTAGTTTTTGTCCCATCAAAAATGGTCATGTCCCCTAACCTACATCCTATGAAAGCATCTATTGTAGCTAATGAGGATCTACCCAAGATAATAGGATAGCCTCCTAAAGTTGCTTTATGTGAGAGGATGACAAAGTCAgttggatattcccaagaatccagtGTTACTACAAGGTCTTCCACCATACCATCTGGTGTAATAGTAGAACTGTCTGCAAGTTGTAGGACAGTAGTTGTAGTCCTCAGGTTAGTGATGTTGAGTTTCTGCATCACATCATTTGTCATTACATTTATAGCTGCCCCAAGGTCAATAAGAGTATTTTGAAATTGAACTCCATTAATGACTACTGCAACAAGAGGACTTCCTGGGTTTGAATACTTAGGGACACAAAATTTCCCTAACATAAGGTCTTCTAATTGGCCTACAACATGGATCGTGTGTGGATCTTTCTTCTTTCTCCCTGGCTTTTTCAAACAAGCTTCTTTAATTGCCTTTCCagatattggaacatcctttattgcttgaaaCAAAGGAATCTTGACAAATACATTCTTTAACCGATCCacaatatcaaacatgagttcttcTTTTTGTTTGGTAGGTTCTTCctccaatctttgaggaaatggaggtgtATTGCTTGATTCTTGTTGTTCTGGCCTTGATGGAACCGGTGAAGTTATGACACTCTGGTGGATATGGCCTTCATTAGGCATTTCAGTTATAACTAGAGGTGAAGATGTAGGAAGAGTTGTTCCTGACTTTAAATGGATATCACTTATACTAACAACATAGGCAGGGTATTGATTTGGATCAGTAGCATAAACCTGTTGTTGTTGTGGTTCTTTATTGTTAGGATTTGGCATGGGCTGAGCTAGCAATTGAGTAGGCTTAGGTGGGGTAGCAACATTTTGATTAGGTGGAGGCATTAGGTTCTGCTATTGAGGTCGTTGAGGAGGCTGT includes:
- the LOC131050994 gene encoding uncharacterized protein LOC131050994, yielding MPPPNQNVATPPKPTQLLAQPMPNPNNKEPQQQQVYATDPNQYPAYVVSISDIHLKSGTTLPTSSPLVITEMPNEGHIHQSVITSPVPSRPEQQESSNTPPFPQRLEEEPTKQKEELMFDIVDRLKNVFVKIPLFQAIKDVPISGKAIKEACLKKPGRKKKDPHTIHVVGQLEDLMLGKFCVPKYSNPGSPLVAVVINGVQFQNTLIDLGAAINVMTNDVMQKLNITNLRTTTTVLQLADSSTITPDGMVEDLVVTLDSWEYPTDFVILSHKATLGGYPIILGRSSLATIDAFIGCRLGDMTIFDGTKTKILALYSPTQPHLEEEHLVWLDIKEESDKVNTIQQLMMIRRGPFLQLQEEEDVLSNIL